CTTCACAACGGGCGCTCGGGCTTAGCCAGCGTGATATCTACACGCTCGCCAGAAATGCATTCGAGGCGAGCTTTTTGAGCGCTAATGAGAAACGGTCCCTTATTGACGAACTTGACCGTTGCATGCAAGCGCATTCCGGTTAAGCTTCTGTATCCACGGTCCTACCCTTGTATCTATTTGTCATTGTTTCGAACGTCTCCTGTGTCATTGCGAGGCGAAGCCGAAGCAATCTCACAGTTCTTCAGGACGACGACGGTAAGATTGCCGCGCTCCCTTCGGTCGCTCGCAATGACGAGTCGTTGACGACTTGCATTCAGACAGTTATGATGCTGATCATCCGATCTAACGAAGGCAAATTGTCGTGAATGGGAGGGCACCATGATTGTTACTGCCAACAGGGTACCGATTACTAAGGGCTACGAGCGAGAGTTTGAGAAGCGGTTCGAGCAACGCCTTGGCGCGGTTGACCGGATGCCGGGATTCATCCGGAACGAGATCCTTCGGCCTATCGTGGGCGATTATTACGTCGTCATAACCTATTGGGAGAGCCAGGCGGCGTTCGAGGCCTGGACCCAAAGTGACTCGTTCAGGCAGGCCCATGCCAACCCGGCGCCCAAGGAGATGTTCGCGGGCCGGAGCATGCTCGAGATGCACGAGGTCATCCTGGTATCCGAGAAAAAGCCGTAGGGATAGCATCCGCGACTCGATGCAGTATCACGCAAAGAGAACGATCGTCGGAGTCATTCCTGCACGGCTTGATTCGACGAGGCTGCATGGTAAAGTTCTCCGGGCGATCTGTGGCCGACCCATGCTGTACCACGTCTTTACACGCGCGAGCCAATGTAGGTTGCTGGACGACCTCGTGGTGGCGACCGATTCGAGAGAGGTGCATGACTACTGCGTCGAGCATCAGATGAAGGTCCGTATGACCTCAAGCTGCCATACGTCCGGGACCGACAGGATCCATGAGGTCATGCAGTCGTCGCCGGCCGATATCTATGTCAACATCCAGGGTGATGAGCCGATGATCAGGCCGGCACACCTGGAGGCTCTTCTGCAGCCGTTCTTGGAAGATCCCTCGGCCCAGGTCAGTACGCTGAAAACCTCTATCACGGCGGATGAGGCGCACAACCCCAACTGCGTCAAGGTCGTGACGGACATGGACGGTAAAGCGCTCTATTTCTCCCGCTACGCCATCCCCTATAACCGGGACCAGGTTCCTGAGACTCGCTACTTCAAACACCTCGGCCTCTACGCGTATACACGATCGGCATTAGATCGATTTCACCGGCTTCCGCCATCGCGGCTGGAACAGGCTGAAAAGCTCGAGCAACTCCGGTTCCTGGAGCATGGCATACCGATCTATGTCATCGAGACCCCGTATGACACTATCGGGGTGGACACCGAAGACGATCTCGCTCGCGTCGAGCGGTATTTTCAGGAGCTTGAGTCCTCGGCGCACGCCTGAATATTCACCACACCGGATTGCTTACCTTTCTCGCGACGTACCCCTCACCGCGATAAGTGCGCTTCTTCCCCACTGCTCGTCGAATACCGCATAGCGGGTCTGTTGTAGGGCACTAGGGCTAACTGACCGTTGGCCATGCGGACGAGCCCTTTGCGCCACTCACCATCCGAATTTCCCCTTGACGGAAATTGTAATGCATTAGTATATTATAATGTAACGATTATTACATTATCGCTCCAGAGGCCATGATGCAAGCAGCGCGATACAAATGGCTGGTGCTGATCTACACCCTTCCACCTGAGGCGGGCAGCAGCCGGGTGAGGATCTGGCGGAAGCTCAAGAAGCTAGGGGCGGTCTCCTTCAGGAACTCCGCCTATCTTCTTCCCTTCGGCGAGGAACGATACGAGATCGCCCAGTGGCTCTGTCAGGCGATCCAACGGGCTGAGGGGGAAGCGACCCTCCTCAAGGTGGAGCAGATCGAGAATCTCGCTGACAACGAGGTGGCGGAGCTGTTCCGGCGCGCTCGCAACGAGGACTACGCGGGACTGATAAAGGCCGGAGAGGCGTGGCTCGACCGTCTGCACGCCCTGCCTCGGGGGAACGCCGCCCGGGGGGGGGTAGCGCTGGCGGATGAGCTGAAGAGTCTGGAGAAACAGTTAGCGGAGCTACGGGAGATCGACTATTTCCGTGCCCCCAACCGGCAGGAGGCCGATGGCGTCCTCAAGCGCTGCCGCGCCATACTCCGGGAACTGTTAGGGAGGAGGCAGAGTACGACCACGGGGAAGTCCACGGTGCTGAAGGCAGGGTCATTTCGGGGCATGACCTGGGTCACACGCCCTCGGCCGCATGTGGATCGGATGGCGTCAGCCTGGATGATCCGCCGCTTCATCGACCCAGAGGCTACGTTCGCGTTTGCCAACCCGCCGGAGAAGGTCAAAGGCTCAATCCCATTTGACTATCCGGGAGTCGAGTTCGGCCACCAAGGCGAGGATTGCACCTTCGAGACCCTGCTCAAACGCTTCGGCCTGAAGGACAGGGCCTTGCGCATTGTAGCTGAGATCGTTCACGACACCGATCTGAAGGATGCCAAATTCGAGCGGGATGAAGCCAAGGGGATAGACGCCGTCCTCAAGGGGTTCGCAGCTACAATCGCCGACGATCAGTCGCTGCTGGCCGAGGGGCTTCGTCTCTTTGACGCCCTCTATGCACGCTTCAGCGGGCAAGAGCGTTCGCGCCGCACAGGTCCAACGAGCAAACGGGTCAAGACGTGAGGTTGAAGAGGTATGGAGCGCAACACCGCTTGTAGCGTTCGGATCCGAGACCTCGTCAGCTATTACCTGCGCCTGGGCGCGCTTGGGTTTGGGGGACCTGTTGCCCTTTGCGGACAGATGGAAAAAGAACTGGTCGAAGAGCGGAGGTGGGTAACAAAGGACGAGCTTCGTGAAGGGATCGCCGTCTGCCAGTCCCTTCCGGGACCGCTGGCCATCCAGGTAGGGATCTTCATCTCGTATCTGCGAGGCGGATTCTGGGGTGCCTGGGCCGGCGGTTGGGCGTTCATCCTGCCCAACTTCGTGATTGTTGCCACGTTGGGCGCCTTGTATGTCCATTTCGGCGACTTACCCCCCATACGCGCGATCTTCTATGGCGTGAGCCCTGCCGTAATCGCTCTTATCCTGCACTCCTGCTACCGGCTGGCCCGGCTGGGGATGGAAGACCCGGTCCAATGGATCATCGCTGCTGCATGTCTGGTGGTCACGGTGGCTCTTCAAGCCGAAGTGGCCCTGCTCTTCATTGTTTCGGGTCTGCTTGGGATCCTTTACTACGGGACCAGGCGCCAACTAAACCGCTTGCCGTCTTTGCCTTTCATGGTGGCGCTGCCGCTTGTTGTCGGAGCCTCCAAGGGCTGGTCAAGCGAAATGCTGGGAAAACTGTTGCTGTTCTTCCTGAAAGCGGGGTCCTTGACGTTCGGGAGCGGTCTCGTCATCGTACCGTTCCTGGAGAAAGGGCTGGTCCAGCAGACCGGCTGGCTCGACGAACGACAGTTCCTGGTCGCGGTGGCCATGGGAATGCTCAGTCCGGGGCCGGTGGTCATCACGGCCACTTTCGTGGGATACCTTGTCGCCGGCTTCTGGGGTTCCGTTGTCTCCACCATAGGGATATTTCTCCCATCCTTTCTGCTGGTCCTCATTGTGGCCCCCGCCCTGATCCGTCACCGTACTAATCGAAACGTCCAGGGCTTCGTCAAGGGAGCGTATGCAGCCGCCATCGGGACGATCCTGGGGGCATGCATCCTGCTCGGGAAGATCGCTATCGGCGACTGGCTCACAGGATTGGTGGCGATGCTGAGCCTGATGGCCCTGACCCGCTGGAAAGTCAGTAATCCCGTGCTGGTTGCGATAACGGCAGTCATCGGACTGATCGCCTTCCCGCTCCTGAAGCCGACATGGATCTTTGTCAAGTAGGGAGGACCATCACGCGGAACTCTACCCCAATGCGCAGATATTTACGGATGTTACTGTGATGAAAAATAGAGCTGCAGTGACGCTGGCCACTAGGGTTGCTTCTTCGGATGCGTGGTGTGGTAACCCCCGGCACCAAAAGATTACGGACAAAACGATGCTTTTATAACTGCAATGTGTGGGTTGAATAGTTTAGATGGAAGGAGCTGATTTTCCATGCAGAAAAAAGTAGTACCCCTTGTCGCCACCCTAGTAACCCTCTCCTTTGTCGGAGTAGCTTTTGCGAGGCACCCAACGATCATGGGTGAGGTGATCTCGGTGAACCCCACCAGGAGTATCCTGACGATATAAAGATAAGTGAGGGCCTATAACCTTCCGGGTCGAAGAGCGGGCCAGCAGGGCTCTGGCTAATCTGAAGCCATGCGACAAGGCGACAGTAATAACATATAGTTTTACGAGTGTTGGTCCCCTAGACGGTGACCTTGACTGGATGCCTAGTGCTCATGCTGTCACAAAGGACTGAGTTGGCCAGAAAAGGTCCGAAAAAGCGGCTTTCTGAACAGGTGGACTTCGGGCTGCGCGTTGTCGGCCTCAAGGGAGTATGCCCATGAAGAAGTTTATACAGCGTTGGTTGTATATCTGGTTTTTGGCGCTGGCGCACCCCGCTGTTGTGTTTGCGCAAGAGGCCTTGAAGCCGCCGCTGACGCTGGACGTAGCTGTTGATCTGGCGTTGCACAACTACCCGGCCATCCGCGCTTCCCAGGCGCAGGTGGCAGCCGCTAGCGCAGGCATTGATCTGGCCCGTACGGCGTATCTGCCTCGAGCGGATCTGCTGTGGCAAGAGAACCGGGCAACCAGAAATAATATCTTCGGCCTGTTGCTGCCACAATCGGTCATACCACAGATCTCCGGGCCTGTACTGGGAACAAAATCCACCGCGAGCGCCTGGGGGAGCGCCGGAGGGTTACTTGTTGCGTGGGAGCCATTCGATTTCGGCCTCCGAAGAGCCAACGTTGAGACTGCGCACGCTGTGACGGAACAGGCTGGTGCAGGGGTGGGCGTGACCCGCCTCGACGTGGCCACATCGGCAGCCGACGCCTTCCTCGCGGTACTGGCTGCGGAGCAAACTGTTCGTGCGGCACAAGCCAACGTGAGGCGGATGCAGACGTTCCACGACGCGGTTCATGTGTTGGTAGAGAACCAGCTCCGCCCTGGAGCGGATGCATCGCGCGCAAACACTGAGCTGGCAGCGGCACAGATTCAACTCATCCAGGCGCAGCAAACTGCCGAGACTAATCGCGCCACGCTTGCCGAGGCCCTTGGCGTTGCAGGCACCTCCGTTACAATTGATCCTGGCCTGCTGCTCGAACTTCCTCCGCCACCGGCTCTTCCTGCCACGAAATTCAAATCTCATCCACTTGCGCTGGCGCAAGCAGCCATAGTGGAAGCGGTGCGCGCTCGCGAGCTTGCATTAGATCGCTCCTACTTTCCGCGAGTCAACCTACAGGCAGCCCTCTTTGGTCGGGGAACCGGGGCTCTCCTAAACGGCGA
This genomic stretch from Candidatus Methylomirabilota bacterium harbors:
- a CDS encoding antibiotic biosynthesis monooxygenase; amino-acid sequence: MIVTANRVPITKGYEREFEKRFEQRLGAVDRMPGFIRNEILRPIVGDYYVVITYWESQAAFEAWTQSDSFRQAHANPAPKEMFAGRSMLEMHEVILVSEKKP
- the kdsB gene encoding 3-deoxy-manno-octulosonate cytidylyltransferase gives rise to the protein MQYHAKRTIVGVIPARLDSTRLHGKVLRAICGRPMLYHVFTRASQCRLLDDLVVATDSREVHDYCVEHQMKVRMTSSCHTSGTDRIHEVMQSSPADIYVNIQGDEPMIRPAHLEALLQPFLEDPSAQVSTLKTSITADEAHNPNCVKVVTDMDGKALYFSRYAIPYNRDQVPETRYFKHLGLYAYTRSALDRFHRLPPSRLEQAEKLEQLRFLEHGIPIYVIETPYDTIGVDTEDDLARVERYFQELESSAHA
- a CDS encoding chromate resistance protein, encoding MMQAARYKWLVLIYTLPPEAGSSRVRIWRKLKKLGAVSFRNSAYLLPFGEERYEIAQWLCQAIQRAEGEATLLKVEQIENLADNEVAELFRRARNEDYAGLIKAGEAWLDRLHALPRGNAARGGVALADELKSLEKQLAELREIDYFRAPNRQEADGVLKRCRAILRELLGRRQSTTTGKSTVLKAGSFRGMTWVTRPRPHVDRMASAWMIRRFIDPEATFAFANPPEKVKGSIPFDYPGVEFGHQGEDCTFETLLKRFGLKDRALRIVAEIVHDTDLKDAKFERDEAKGIDAVLKGFAATIADDQSLLAEGLRLFDALYARFSGQERSRRTGPTSKRVKT
- the chrA gene encoding chromate efflux transporter, with protein sequence MERNTACSVRIRDLVSYYLRLGALGFGGPVALCGQMEKELVEERRWVTKDELREGIAVCQSLPGPLAIQVGIFISYLRGGFWGAWAGGWAFILPNFVIVATLGALYVHFGDLPPIRAIFYGVSPAVIALILHSCYRLARLGMEDPVQWIIAAACLVVTVALQAEVALLFIVSGLLGILYYGTRRQLNRLPSLPFMVALPLVVGASKGWSSEMLGKLLLFFLKAGSLTFGSGLVIVPFLEKGLVQQTGWLDERQFLVAVAMGMLSPGPVVITATFVGYLVAGFWGSVVSTIGIFLPSFLLVLIVAPALIRHRTNRNVQGFVKGAYAAAIGTILGACILLGKIAIGDWLTGLVAMLSLMALTRWKVSNPVLVAITAVIGLIAFPLLKPTWIFVK
- a CDS encoding TolC family protein, producing the protein MKKFIQRWLYIWFLALAHPAVVFAQEALKPPLTLDVAVDLALHNYPAIRASQAQVAAASAGIDLARTAYLPRADLLWQENRATRNNIFGLLLPQSVIPQISGPVLGTKSTASAWGSAGGLLVAWEPFDFGLRRANVETAHAVTEQAGAGVGVTRLDVATSAADAFLAVLAAEQTVRAAQANVRRMQTFHDAVHVLVENQLRPGADASRANTELAAAQIQLIQAQQTAETNRATLAEALGVAGTSVTIDPGLLLELPPPPALPATKFKSHPLALAQAAIVEAVRARELALDRSYFPRVNLQAALFGRGTGALLNGELEGGGKGLLPDTSNWAVGVSITFPVFDIFAIRARRQIEAGNEAAEQARYDQTLQNLKAENARAQALIEGAKRRADTTPIQLHAATETETQARERYKFGLATIIEVAEAERLLAQAEADDAIARIGVWRAMLITAKVQGDLQPFLQQLKLPANGGR